One Alkalicoccus halolimnae DNA segment encodes these proteins:
- a CDS encoding sugar ABC transporter substrate-binding protein, whose translation MKKSIGLVSVVGFALALTACSSNDAGDDSANGSTNTNDSENKSDEVVSLTVWAMGEEGEALHSFGESFEDEHPNIELDVQAIPWDNAHDNLLTAVASGEGPDVVQLGTTWVAEFSEAGAFLDLSDYTDDFDMIGNDDFFEAALDTTEVEDQILGVPWYVDTRVLFYRSDILAEHGYESAPTNWEELKEISHTLNDRGDDMYGFDIDQNDQLVPSIFAWQNGWEYDVEAGAENFAEDSFREAMEYYHSFFDEELVQESEGVPIEQGFEEGTKPMFMSGPWMVNIINNTTEGIDGDWEVAVLPGQEKNASAIGGSHLSVFAHTDHVEESLEFLSFMSEPDTQTAWFEETNALPARQSAWDNEVLAEDEKLAVFGDQLEEAVAPPVIPEWENVAQELLSSLERVNRGNAEVDEEMDNFQQNAERRLN comes from the coding sequence ATGAAAAAAAGTATTGGTTTAGTCTCCGTGGTAGGTTTTGCTCTGGCTCTGACAGCATGTTCTTCTAATGATGCAGGGGATGATTCAGCGAATGGCAGTACAAATACAAACGACTCCGAAAACAAAAGCGACGAAGTCGTTTCGCTTACGGTGTGGGCAATGGGTGAGGAAGGGGAAGCACTTCATTCCTTCGGGGAAAGCTTTGAAGATGAACATCCAAACATTGAATTGGATGTGCAGGCTATTCCCTGGGATAACGCACACGATAACCTCTTAACAGCAGTAGCTTCCGGGGAAGGGCCGGATGTGGTACAACTGGGCACGACGTGGGTGGCAGAGTTCTCTGAAGCTGGAGCATTCCTCGATTTATCGGATTACACTGATGATTTTGACATGATTGGAAATGATGACTTTTTCGAAGCTGCACTGGATACGACTGAAGTCGAAGATCAAATTCTTGGTGTGCCGTGGTATGTAGATACACGGGTGCTTTTCTACCGATCTGACATTTTGGCAGAGCATGGCTATGAAAGTGCTCCTACCAATTGGGAAGAGCTCAAAGAAATCTCTCATACGCTGAATGACCGAGGGGATGACATGTACGGCTTCGATATCGATCAGAATGATCAGCTCGTACCGAGTATTTTCGCTTGGCAGAACGGATGGGAATACGATGTAGAGGCCGGAGCAGAAAATTTTGCCGAGGATTCATTCAGGGAGGCGATGGAATACTATCATTCGTTCTTTGATGAAGAGCTGGTCCAGGAATCTGAAGGGGTACCGATTGAACAAGGTTTTGAGGAAGGAACCAAACCTATGTTCATGAGCGGACCTTGGATGGTAAATATCATTAATAATACAACAGAAGGTATAGACGGGGACTGGGAGGTAGCAGTACTTCCAGGTCAAGAGAAAAACGCTTCAGCAATTGGAGGCTCTCATTTGAGCGTGTTTGCTCATACTGATCACGTCGAGGAATCCCTCGAATTCCTCTCGTTCATGTCCGAGCCGGATACGCAGACAGCCTGGTTTGAAGAAACAAATGCGCTGCCTGCCCGTCAATCTGCCTGGGATAATGAAGTTCTTGCAGAAGATGAAAAACTGGCAGTCTTTGGAGATCAGCTGGAAGAAGCTGTAGCGCCTCCAGTTATACCAGAATGGGAAAATGTTGCACAAGAACTGTTGTCATCACTTGAGAGAGTTAACCGCGGGAATGCTGAAGTAGATGAAGAAATGGATAACTTCCAGCAAAATGCGGAAAGAAGACTTAATTAA
- a CDS encoding carbohydrate ABC transporter permease produces the protein MNHRNAWTPWLFIGPAILLLLVFAILPIFVSLVISFTDIDLVGLGNWDAIEFIGLENFINLFQDPLFRQSLYNSLVYVVIGVPLVIICSFSIALLLNYATSKLFTIFRVVYYVPSVTNIVAIAVVWGFLYNQDVGLFNFVLDFFGVDPVPWLEHPFIAKLSLILLAVWKGLGINMLIYLAALQSIPNSYYEAANIDGANKLQKLRYITIPSLSYATFFVTVTTLIGWLQFFEEPFVMTGGGPLDGTMSMALFIYQEGFQYNEFGYAAAASLVLFILIIVVTMVQFTFNKSDKD, from the coding sequence ATGAATCATCGGAATGCATGGACGCCTTGGCTGTTTATAGGACCAGCCATCCTACTGCTGTTGGTATTTGCAATTCTGCCTATCTTTGTCAGCCTTGTAATCAGCTTTACCGACATTGATCTGGTGGGACTTGGAAATTGGGATGCTATCGAATTTATTGGACTGGAAAACTTTATAAACCTGTTTCAGGATCCCCTGTTTCGTCAGTCTCTTTACAATTCCCTGGTTTACGTAGTTATTGGGGTGCCGCTTGTCATTATTTGCTCTTTCAGTATCGCACTTCTGCTGAATTATGCGACCTCAAAACTATTTACGATATTTCGGGTTGTTTATTATGTGCCTTCAGTAACAAATATTGTTGCTATAGCAGTGGTGTGGGGCTTTTTATACAATCAGGATGTCGGACTGTTCAACTTTGTTCTCGACTTCTTTGGGGTAGATCCGGTGCCGTGGCTTGAGCATCCATTTATTGCTAAACTTTCGTTGATACTGCTTGCAGTGTGGAAAGGACTGGGAATTAATATGCTCATCTATCTGGCGGCTCTCCAGTCAATTCCAAACTCATATTATGAGGCAGCAAACATCGATGGAGCCAACAAGCTGCAGAAGCTTCGTTACATAACTATTCCATCTCTCAGCTACGCGACTTTTTTCGTCACTGTGACGACGTTAATCGGTTGGCTGCAATTTTTTGAAGAACCGTTTGTCATGACAGGTGGTGGACCACTTGATGGCACGATGTCGATGGCTCTTTTCATCTATCAGGAGGGGTTCCAATATAATGAATTCGGATATGCTGCTGCTGCCTCCCTTGTATTATTCATTTTAATTATTGTTGTAACGATGGTTCAATTTACGTTCAATAAATCGGATAAGGATTGA
- a CDS encoding carbohydrate ABC transporter permease, producing the protein MKQKLEKWIITLVLVVGGFLVSIPFFWMILSSFKPEREARSMPPTLWPENFTFEHYLNLFQNLNFGTYFTNTLIIVLFSMLGLLFNTMAGYGFAKFHFKGKEAVFIGVLATMMIPAQVSMIPVYLILNQMSLTNTMSGIILPGLIAAFNIFLIRQFMTTIPNDLIESARIDGAREFRIFFQIILPLSKPVLAVQVILTFVGAWNSFLWPLIVANDQGLYTLSVGLALLQGQNASSFALQMAGATVMVIPVLILFMFVQKYIVQGFNTTGIK; encoded by the coding sequence ATGAAACAAAAGCTGGAGAAATGGATAATTACACTTGTGCTTGTAGTAGGCGGGTTCCTCGTTTCGATCCCTTTTTTCTGGATGATTTTAAGCTCTTTTAAACCGGAACGGGAAGCTCGTTCGATGCCTCCAACACTATGGCCGGAAAACTTTACATTTGAACATTACTTGAATCTGTTTCAAAACTTAAATTTTGGAACGTATTTTACGAATACACTGATCATCGTTCTTTTTTCCATGCTAGGGCTGCTTTTCAATACGATGGCTGGCTATGGATTTGCAAAGTTTCATTTTAAAGGCAAGGAAGCCGTCTTTATCGGCGTGCTTGCTACGATGATGATTCCCGCGCAGGTGTCAATGATACCCGTGTACTTAATCCTAAATCAGATGAGTTTAACGAATACGATGTCCGGGATTATTCTTCCTGGTCTGATTGCTGCCTTTAACATCTTTTTGATCCGGCAGTTTATGACGACCATTCCCAACGATTTAATAGAATCAGCTCGGATCGACGGTGCGAGGGAATTTCGTATTTTCTTTCAAATTATCTTACCGCTCTCGAAACCGGTACTTGCAGTGCAGGTGATTTTGACGTTCGTAGGGGCATGGAACAGCTTTTTATGGCCACTTATTGTTGCAAATGACCAGGGCCTTTATACACTATCTGTTGGGCTGGCACTTCTGCAAGGCCAGAATGCAAGCAGTTTTGCGCTGCAGATGGCGGGTGCCACTGTCATGGTCATTCCGGTACTGATTCTGTTTATGTTTGTCCAGAAATACATCGTTCAAGGTTTCAATACGACTGGAATTAAATAA
- a CDS encoding glycoside hydrolase family 3 N-terminal domain-containing protein, with amino-acid sequence MEDIQLTELLGKMTLDEKIEQMTQVTAAFINNEYSGGAVTGPFAEMDIAKVKTSGSGSVLGEAGAAKLNRMQKNYIDNHRLQIPLLFMADIIHGYKTIFPVPLAIGCSWDIEAAEYSAKIAAQEAAASGLHVTFSPMVDLVRDPRWGRVMESTGEDRLLNSLFAEAFVKGYQGKDLKNTDTLAACVKHFAAYGAPEGGRDYNTVDVSERELYEQYLPAYKAAIDAGANLVMTAFNTVDGIPATSNRPLLRGKLREGMKFNGVLISDWGAVQEAIPHGVAENKREAAKKSALAGVDIEMMTPCYLNHLKELVEEGEVEEDLLDESVLRILQLKNKLGLFENPYRGADEETERIALLTETHRERARELAADSCVLLKNKNDVLPLTKSAKVALIGPFAESKDLMGAWSIYGEEKDVVSLAEGMTSVSSSLLTAMGSGIHSTNDYLLEEARQKAEEADVIVLALGEHSEMSGEAGSRSQITLPQAQLRLAEAVRSFGKPIITVLFNGRPLDVSQLLMVSDAVLEAWFPGSEGGHAVSDLLYGKRNPSGRLTMSFPYNAGQIPVYYNHYNTGRPKKSGTTEDRFLSQYLDVPNEPQFPFGFGLSYTSFTYGSMSLSRDTFSQEEPLEVTVDITNSGSCWGREVVQLYTQDVTGEVVRPVNELKDFRLVKLNPGETETVRFHVDTSMLGYYHSDLSWDWDPGAVRIRVGRNSEDTQEKTVTLTKISKG; translated from the coding sequence ATGGAAGATATACAGCTGACAGAACTCTTGGGAAAAATGACACTTGATGAAAAAATCGAACAAATGACACAAGTTACGGCAGCATTTATTAATAATGAATATTCAGGAGGGGCCGTTACCGGCCCGTTTGCTGAGATGGACATTGCCAAAGTAAAAACTTCGGGTTCAGGATCAGTCCTTGGAGAAGCTGGCGCTGCCAAGCTTAATAGAATGCAAAAAAACTACATCGACAATCATCGGCTTCAAATACCGCTGTTGTTTATGGCAGACATTATTCACGGCTATAAGACGATCTTTCCTGTGCCGCTCGCCATCGGTTGCTCGTGGGATATCGAGGCAGCAGAATACAGTGCGAAGATTGCTGCCCAGGAAGCAGCCGCTTCCGGTTTACATGTGACTTTCTCGCCGATGGTTGATCTCGTACGAGACCCACGATGGGGGAGAGTGATGGAAAGTACCGGTGAGGATCGTTTGTTGAACAGTCTATTTGCTGAAGCATTCGTCAAAGGCTATCAAGGAAAGGACTTAAAGAACACGGATACACTCGCTGCCTGTGTGAAACACTTTGCTGCCTATGGAGCACCGGAAGGCGGCCGCGACTATAATACCGTAGATGTCTCAGAACGAGAACTTTACGAGCAGTATCTTCCGGCCTACAAAGCGGCTATCGACGCAGGTGCGAATCTGGTAATGACTGCGTTCAACACCGTAGACGGCATCCCTGCAACGAGCAACCGACCGCTGCTAAGGGGAAAACTCAGAGAAGGAATGAAGTTCAACGGTGTCCTCATTTCCGACTGGGGGGCTGTACAGGAGGCGATTCCCCACGGTGTAGCGGAGAACAAACGGGAAGCGGCAAAAAAGTCAGCACTTGCAGGAGTGGATATCGAAATGATGACGCCTTGCTATTTGAATCACTTAAAAGAACTTGTAGAAGAAGGGGAAGTGGAAGAAGACTTGCTCGACGAGTCTGTCCTGCGCATTCTCCAGCTTAAAAACAAACTCGGTTTGTTTGAAAATCCTTACAGGGGAGCAGATGAAGAAACGGAACGTATCGCACTTCTCACCGAAACACACAGGGAAAGAGCACGGGAGCTTGCAGCGGACAGTTGTGTCCTTCTGAAAAACAAGAATGATGTACTGCCGCTCACGAAAAGTGCAAAAGTTGCCTTGATCGGACCTTTTGCGGAAAGTAAAGACCTTATGGGCGCTTGGTCTATCTATGGAGAGGAGAAGGATGTGGTGTCTCTTGCAGAGGGAATGACCTCTGTATCATCTTCGCTGCTTACCGCTATGGGGAGCGGGATTCATTCTACAAATGATTATCTGCTTGAGGAAGCTCGTCAAAAGGCCGAAGAAGCAGATGTAATTGTCCTTGCTCTTGGAGAACACTCAGAAATGAGTGGAGAAGCGGGGAGCCGTTCTCAGATCACTCTTCCTCAGGCGCAGCTTCGCCTTGCCGAAGCCGTTCGATCTTTCGGGAAGCCGATCATAACCGTACTCTTCAATGGGCGTCCTTTAGATGTAAGCCAACTTTTAATGGTATCTGATGCTGTACTAGAGGCATGGTTTCCAGGGTCTGAAGGTGGACATGCTGTCAGTGACCTGCTGTATGGGAAAAGGAATCCTTCTGGGCGCCTGACTATGTCGTTTCCATACAATGCAGGGCAGATTCCAGTGTACTACAACCATTACAACACTGGTCGCCCTAAAAAAAGCGGGACAACAGAAGACCGTTTTTTATCACAATACCTGGATGTGCCGAATGAGCCACAATTTCCTTTCGGTTTCGGGCTGAGCTACACTTCCTTTACATACGGAAGCATGAGCCTTTCAAGAGACACTTTTTCACAGGAAGAACCACTTGAAGTCACTGTTGATATTACGAATTCAGGAAGCTGTTGGGGAAGAGAAGTTGTTCAGCTGTATACGCAGGACGTAACAGGAGAAGTCGTCCGACCGGTCAATGAGTTAAAGGACTTTCGGCTCGTTAAGCTGAACCCTGGGGAAACAGAAACAGTCCGTTTTCATGTGGATACCTCAATGCTTGGTTATTACCACTCTGACTTGAGTTGGGATTGGGATCCGGGCGCGGTGCGCATCCGGGTTGGTCGTAACAGTGAAGACACACAGGAAAAAACTGTTACATTAACTAAAATATCGAAAGGATGA
- a CDS encoding glucoamylase family protein: protein MGTAVIPEAASASIEQPPGKQKAMDKQFESVAKQTYKYFEDFTDEETGLTSDIVRLDEGEEGEHTSPTNIGLYMLSVISAEEMGFITKKEAMTEIQKTLDSLEDMETWNGLYYNWYYTEDASLMTDWGQFISQVDNGWLTAALYVVSEAYDELSEQSWDLAEGMDYSTLYDEEENLFYGGFDVEDDAYTEHHYGALYTEPRMTSYLAIGKGDVPSEHWWHMDRTLPAEWDWQSQTPEGYEVEYDGVSFFQGHYDYEGIKFVPSWGGSMFEGLMPGLLIKEKELGTKGLGLNNARHVEVQQAYADDQDYPAWGFSPAAVPGDYQEFGVPAAGIEGYPETGIVTPHASFLALDYDPKAVYENMKSLRSLGAYGPYGFFDTVDMNSGQVTKAYLALDQGMIMLSIANHLHDGLIKEYFHNTKIGSAPEHLLEREEFSIQE, encoded by the coding sequence ATGGGAACGGCAGTTATTCCGGAAGCAGCCTCCGCTTCAATTGAGCAGCCACCCGGAAAGCAGAAGGCGATGGACAAGCAGTTTGAATCTGTAGCTAAACAGACATATAAATATTTTGAGGATTTTACAGATGAAGAGACAGGACTCACTTCCGATATCGTCCGTCTCGATGAAGGAGAAGAAGGAGAGCATACATCACCAACGAATATTGGTCTGTACATGCTTAGCGTAATTTCGGCAGAAGAAATGGGCTTTATTACTAAAAAAGAAGCAATGACAGAGATTCAGAAAACTCTCGACAGCCTTGAGGATATGGAGACATGGAATGGTCTCTACTATAACTGGTATTACACAGAAGATGCGAGTCTGATGACAGATTGGGGGCAGTTTATCTCCCAGGTGGATAACGGATGGCTGACGGCAGCGCTTTATGTCGTTTCTGAGGCATATGATGAACTATCAGAACAGTCATGGGATTTGGCAGAAGGGATGGATTATTCCACTTTATACGATGAAGAGGAAAATCTTTTTTACGGGGGATTTGATGTCGAGGACGACGCCTATACAGAACATCATTATGGCGCTTTGTACACGGAGCCGCGGATGACCAGCTACCTCGCGATCGGAAAGGGAGATGTTCCTTCTGAACATTGGTGGCACATGGACCGCACCCTTCCTGCTGAGTGGGACTGGCAGAGTCAGACTCCAGAAGGTTACGAAGTTGAATATGATGGAGTCTCCTTTTTCCAGGGCCACTATGATTATGAAGGAATTAAATTTGTGCCAAGCTGGGGTGGAAGCATGTTTGAAGGGCTGATGCCAGGTCTGCTGATCAAGGAAAAGGAACTGGGAACGAAAGGGCTGGGATTGAACAACGCCCGTCATGTGGAAGTTCAGCAGGCTTATGCAGATGATCAGGACTATCCTGCATGGGGATTTTCTCCTGCAGCAGTGCCTGGTGACTATCAGGAGTTTGGGGTTCCGGCCGCAGGGATTGAAGGTTATCCGGAAACAGGTATTGTTACCCCACATGCTTCATTTCTTGCTCTCGACTATGACCCGAAAGCCGTTTACGAAAATATGAAATCGCTCCGCTCACTTGGTGCTTATGGACCGTATGGATTTTTTGACACAGTAGATATGAATTCTGGACAAGTGACAAAAGCCTACCTTGCTCTTGATCAGGGAATGATAATGCTCTCAATTGCAAACCATCTGCACGATGGGCTTATTAAAGAATACTTTCATAATACAAAAATTGGATCCGCTCCGGAACACTTACTTGAAAGGGAGGAGTTCTCCATTCAAGAATAA
- a CDS encoding GH36-type glycosyl hydrolase domain-containing protein produces MKIHAEKTETYSLSAGSVTFQFSKAGDLLQLASGSVMINQVIGNILDGSMNNVYLRKKQGNTSSFTKLIGASSPSIVLLKENSINWQGIWEGIEYELRFLPGRDNMWFWEVTLNGENGEVEVIYGQDLGLGDTGMVRNNEAYASQYIDHRPFWTEEGWVVCSRQNQPQKTGHPFLQQGALTGVKGYSTDGFQFFGKTYRETEAPALLQQQATFPNEVYQYEFAYTGLQSRTVTLNEPQKVVFYAAYQKNHMTAVENPLPVSDVLSQYEEAAGREELPREKTGETFTLKTGASLQGESLTDTELEKMFPKRQQEEKINGKMAAFFTPTAEHVVLPAKEAQMERPHGHILLSGKTHAADRSVITTTSYMYGLFNSQIAIGNTSFHKLMTNARNPLNILHTSGQRLYVETADGWRLLTMPSLFEMGFHYAKWYYKLGNDVLTVTVFTKKDREEIQMDVKSQKGSTYRFLVTSQLSMQNHEYEVPFRLEELADGTRIFADERSESAEVYPDLCYRMIYSGTKVRRTDETALLSNADPGEASLLVHETEETASWSLLIQGSLTKELPAPDFLKREEETKSFHQLYDGLVNGFYLEAPGTAQAEAEKMNLISRWYTHNMLVHYTVPHGLEQYGAAAWGTRDVCQGPAEYFLAVGKFDQVKHMLLTVYRQQFEDTGGWPQWFMFDAYETIKQEESHGDIIVWPLKLLADYLEASGDENILNETVSYTDRSTMLPTKKQTTLEEHVKKQIAYIEEHFLHDTYLSSYGDGDWDDTLQPANQSLKKYMVSTWTVALTYQTFKMLSETLPEAHPLHKISSKLKAGIKSDYEYYFKRSTVLPGFVYLEDPLNPEVMLHPEDEKTGIDYRLLPMTRSMIAGMLTPKDAETHFKTIKKHLYFPDGVRLMNKPASYQGGVSNHFKRAEQSANFGREIGLQYVHAHIRFVEAMAAIGKEEETWKGLQSINPIRIADAVPNACTRQSNAYFSSSDGAFLNRKEAAERFDELRDGKIPVKGGWRIYSSGPGIYMHQLICNVLGIRRKRDMLILDPVLPQHLDGLIFHYRVDNKPLVITYHLQQDARKIVINGKEAETEEMDNRYRQGGFSLPIADLHSNKDNQIDIYLNRSF; encoded by the coding sequence GTGAAAATACATGCAGAAAAAACAGAAACATACAGCTTATCGGCTGGCTCAGTTACGTTTCAGTTTTCTAAAGCCGGGGATCTTCTCCAATTGGCCTCGGGATCTGTCATGATTAATCAGGTGATTGGAAATATCCTGGATGGATCGATGAACAATGTTTATTTAAGAAAGAAACAAGGAAATACCAGCAGTTTTACAAAGCTTATCGGAGCCAGCTCCCCTTCAATCGTCTTATTAAAGGAAAACAGTATTAATTGGCAAGGGATCTGGGAAGGGATTGAATACGAGCTTCGCTTTCTTCCGGGAAGAGACAATATGTGGTTCTGGGAAGTTACCCTTAATGGGGAGAACGGGGAAGTAGAAGTCATCTACGGCCAGGATCTCGGTCTCGGCGATACGGGGATGGTGCGTAATAACGAGGCCTATGCCTCCCAGTATATAGACCACCGACCATTTTGGACTGAGGAAGGCTGGGTTGTCTGCAGCCGCCAGAACCAGCCCCAAAAGACTGGTCACCCATTTTTACAGCAGGGAGCATTAACTGGAGTTAAAGGGTATAGTACAGATGGTTTTCAGTTTTTTGGTAAAACCTACAGGGAAACAGAGGCCCCTGCGCTTTTACAGCAGCAGGCGACGTTTCCCAATGAGGTCTATCAGTATGAATTTGCCTACACTGGATTACAGTCCCGTACTGTGACTTTGAACGAACCGCAGAAGGTAGTTTTTTACGCAGCTTATCAGAAGAATCATATGACTGCAGTAGAAAATCCACTTCCCGTCTCTGATGTGCTGAGTCAGTATGAGGAGGCAGCAGGCAGGGAAGAACTCCCTCGGGAAAAAACAGGGGAGACATTTACCTTAAAAACAGGAGCTTCCCTTCAAGGGGAGAGTCTGACAGATACTGAACTGGAGAAAATGTTTCCGAAACGGCAGCAGGAGGAGAAGATCAACGGGAAGATGGCTGCTTTTTTTACTCCTACTGCGGAACATGTGGTCCTTCCAGCTAAAGAAGCACAGATGGAACGGCCGCACGGTCACATTCTTCTCAGTGGAAAAACGCACGCTGCCGACCGTTCGGTAATTACTACAACATCATACATGTACGGCCTGTTTAATTCTCAGATAGCGATAGGTAATACCTCGTTCCATAAATTGATGACAAATGCCCGGAACCCTTTAAATATTCTCCACACTTCCGGACAGCGTCTGTATGTAGAAACTGCAGACGGTTGGAGGCTTTTAACGATGCCGTCTTTGTTTGAAATGGGATTTCATTATGCAAAGTGGTATTACAAGCTGGGAAATGATGTACTGACAGTCACCGTTTTTACTAAAAAAGACCGGGAAGAAATTCAGATGGATGTAAAGTCCCAAAAGGGAAGTACATACCGGTTTCTTGTCACAAGCCAGCTGAGTATGCAGAATCACGAGTATGAAGTGCCATTCCGACTGGAGGAGCTGGCAGATGGTACGAGAATTTTTGCAGACGAAAGGTCAGAAAGCGCGGAAGTATATCCAGACCTATGCTACCGTATGATCTACAGTGGTACAAAAGTAAGAAGGACCGATGAAACAGCGCTGCTCAGTAACGCGGACCCGGGTGAGGCATCTTTGCTTGTCCATGAAACGGAGGAAACGGCTTCCTGGAGTCTTCTAATTCAAGGGAGTTTAACGAAAGAACTTCCTGCACCCGATTTTCTGAAAAGAGAAGAAGAAACTAAATCCTTTCATCAACTATACGATGGGCTGGTAAACGGTTTTTACTTGGAAGCACCTGGTACTGCACAAGCGGAAGCAGAAAAAATGAATTTGATAAGCCGATGGTATACACATAACATGCTCGTTCATTATACAGTTCCTCACGGTCTGGAACAGTATGGCGCAGCAGCTTGGGGGACCCGTGATGTCTGTCAGGGACCCGCGGAGTATTTTCTTGCTGTAGGGAAGTTTGATCAGGTTAAGCATATGCTTCTTACAGTCTACCGTCAGCAATTTGAAGATACTGGGGGGTGGCCTCAGTGGTTTATGTTCGATGCCTACGAAACGATTAAACAAGAGGAAAGCCATGGGGATATTATCGTTTGGCCGCTGAAACTGCTTGCAGATTATTTAGAAGCTTCCGGTGACGAAAATATTTTGAACGAAACGGTCTCCTACACGGATCGGAGCACAATGCTTCCTACAAAAAAACAAACAACGCTGGAGGAACACGTAAAAAAACAAATCGCATATATAGAAGAGCATTTTCTCCATGACACCTACTTGTCTTCTTACGGGGACGGAGACTGGGACGATACACTTCAACCAGCTAATCAGTCACTAAAAAAATATATGGTCAGTACCTGGACAGTAGCGCTGACGTATCAAACATTTAAAATGCTTAGTGAAACGCTTCCGGAAGCTCATCCTCTCCATAAAATCAGCTCTAAGCTGAAAGCCGGCATCAAAAGTGACTATGAATACTATTTTAAGAGAAGCACGGTCCTTCCAGGGTTTGTATATCTGGAAGATCCTCTAAATCCGGAAGTGATGCTGCATCCTGAGGATGAAAAAACGGGAATAGACTACCGGCTTCTGCCGATGACAAGAAGTATGATTGCTGGAATGCTCACACCCAAAGATGCAGAAACCCATTTTAAAACAATCAAAAAGCATCTTTATTTTCCAGACGGTGTACGCTTGATGAACAAACCGGCTTCTTATCAAGGTGGGGTGAGTAACCACTTTAAGAGGGCAGAACAGTCGGCTAATTTCGGGAGGGAAATCGGCCTTCAATATGTCCATGCCCACATTCGTTTTGTGGAAGCTATGGCTGCAATCGGAAAAGAAGAGGAAACTTGGAAAGGTCTGCAGTCGATCAATCCAATCCGTATCGCAGACGCAGTTCCAAATGCCTGTACTCGCCAGAGCAATGCTTATTTCAGCAGTTCTGACGGAGCTTTTTTGAACAGAAAGGAAGCAGCAGAAAGGTTCGATGAATTAAGAGATGGGAAAATCCCGGTAAAGGGAGGCTGGAGAATCTATTCCAGTGGTCCGGGAATCTACATGCATCAACTGATATGCAATGTGCTGGGCATTCGCAGGAAACGTGATATGCTTATTTTAGATCCAGTGCTTCCGCAGCACTTGGATGGTCTCATCTTCCACTATCGGGTTGATAACAAGCCGCTTGTAATCACATATCACCTCCAGCAGGATGCACGGAAGATTGTTATCAACGGCAAAGAAGCAGAGACAGAAGAGATGGATAACCGATATCGGCAGGGAGGATTTTCTCTCCCAATTGCAGATTTGCACTCAAACAAAGATAATCAAATAGATATTTATTTAAATCGTTCATTCTGA
- a CDS encoding LacI family DNA-binding transcriptional regulator — translation MATIKDVAKQAGVAVSTASYALNGTKKMKQETKERVLQAARELQYQKNGVAMDLKKSKTKTIALILSDLTGPFYSELIRGVQEEVLEKKYDLLVCSSYGNESSTAAKFLREKRADGVILLAHNISDDFITESARTGFPIIVLDRVLPEKEALTSITVNNYKGGYEATRHLLEKGAVSAACIHGPINSSDSQERLSGYEQALQDSGLKKDSKWILNGSFTHEGGYQATKILIHQGDLPNAVFYANDEMAIGGLEALKESGLNVPEDIAIIGFDDIQLAPYLQPPLTTMRHPKYEMGKLASHVIFQVLEGQPVKSHYTLETEFINRESVSKQ, via the coding sequence ATGGCCACAATTAAAGACGTAGCAAAACAAGCGGGAGTAGCGGTATCTACAGCTTCCTATGCCTTAAACGGCACGAAAAAGATGAAGCAGGAAACAAAAGAACGTGTCCTTCAGGCTGCCAGGGAACTGCAGTACCAGAAGAATGGGGTAGCAATGGATTTAAAGAAAAGCAAAACGAAAACTATAGCACTTATTTTAAGTGACCTGACGGGGCCTTTCTATTCCGAGCTTATCCGTGGTGTCCAAGAAGAGGTGCTCGAAAAAAAATACGATCTTCTCGTCTGCAGCTCTTATGGCAACGAAAGCTCTACGGCTGCTAAATTTTTGCGTGAAAAACGGGCGGATGGCGTAATTTTATTGGCGCACAACATTTCTGATGATTTCATCACAGAATCTGCCAGGACAGGGTTTCCGATAATTGTTCTTGATAGAGTCCTTCCGGAAAAGGAGGCCCTCACAAGTATCACGGTCAATAATTACAAAGGTGGATATGAAGCAACAAGACATCTATTGGAAAAGGGTGCTGTATCCGCAGCATGTATTCACGGACCGATCAACTCCTCTGACAGTCAGGAGCGGCTGTCAGGATACGAACAGGCACTTCAGGACAGCGGCTTGAAGAAGGATTCTAAATGGATTTTGAATGGAAGCTTTACTCATGAGGGAGGGTACCAAGCTACTAAAATCCTTATTCATCAGGGAGATCTCCCCAATGCTGTTTTTTATGCAAATGACGAAATGGCCATAGGAGGTTTAGAAGCTTTGAAAGAAAGCGGTTTGAACGTCCCGGAAGATATCGCAATTATTGGCTTTGATGACATTCAGCTGGCTCCTTATTTGCAACCACCGCTCACTACAATGAGACATCCAAAATACGAAATGGGTAAGCTTGCTTCCCACGTCATTTTTCAAGTTTTGGAGGGTCAACCTGTAAAATCTCATTACACGCTGGAAACAGAGTTTATTAACAGGGAATCGGTAAGTAAGCAGTAA